One genomic window of Paenisporosarcina antarctica includes the following:
- a CDS encoding response regulator transcription factor, which produces MNIVIADDHAIVRSGFSMILNFQEDMEVIALASDGIEAYRMVAKHQPDILILDLSMPPGESGLIATGKIKEDFPNTKILILTMHDDEEYLFYVLKNGASGYMLKNAPDEELILAIRTIHTGGTYIHPKMATSLVREFVNKDQKIKQSDPFELLSKREIEVLPLIAKGYGNKEIAQLLFISVKTVEAHKAKIMGKLNLKSRPELVEYALKKKLLNF; this is translated from the coding sequence ATAAATATTGTCATAGCTGATGATCATGCGATTGTACGTAGTGGATTTTCGATGATTCTAAACTTTCAAGAAGACATGGAAGTGATTGCCTTGGCCTCAGATGGCATTGAAGCATATCGGATGGTAGCAAAACACCAACCCGACATTCTAATTTTAGACCTTAGTATGCCGCCAGGGGAAAGTGGATTAATTGCCACTGGCAAGATTAAAGAAGATTTCCCTAATACGAAAATTTTAATTCTGACGATGCACGATGATGAAGAGTATTTGTTTTACGTATTGAAAAACGGCGCTTCCGGCTATATGCTTAAAAATGCGCCAGATGAGGAATTAATACTTGCAATCCGAACGATTCATACTGGGGGTACTTACATACACCCCAAAATGGCGACATCCCTCGTACGTGAATTCGTCAACAAGGATCAGAAGATTAAGCAGTCGGATCCATTTGAATTGCTGTCCAAGCGTGAAATTGAAGTTTTGCCATTGATTGCTAAAGGTTATGGAAACAAGGAAATTGCTCAATTACTTTTTATTTCTGTTAAAACGGTTGAAGCTCATAAAGCGAAAATTATGGGAAAACTGAACCTCAAGAGCCGGCCGGAATTGGTTGAATACGCACTGAAGAAAAAATTATTGAATTTTTAA
- a CDS encoding sensor histidine kinase, which yields MMKLFENSTEAIFFFDPKGTAIAINPAAEKIVDPEVLTQLLQGAKRALCQSCRGYTSDTNLHTCINCYLSSSQPDDFSSFQVYLETRDAGVIPYTATFHTIDAENDVRVFMLRNMTKQFKTQERLSQNTMMKHVIEAQENERKRISRELHDGVAQELLSALVDIRVTKYMSSKEEILNKIKQTEATMTRLLDDIRNLSVELRPAALDDLGLEAAFRSHFKRIQQSYGLLVDFKSDISKKRYGSEIETVIYRVCQEAMLNAIKYAQVEVVKVFLFEKGNTLHLIVQDEGIGFNLLDKPIGTGLGLFGMSERSEIMNGDFEVSSGIGKGTTVRLNVPVGDLRKEG from the coding sequence ATGATGAAATTGTTTGAAAATAGCACAGAAGCCATTTTCTTTTTTGATCCGAAAGGAACTGCTATCGCAATAAATCCCGCAGCTGAAAAAATTGTCGATCCTGAAGTACTGACACAACTCTTGCAAGGAGCCAAACGAGCACTCTGTCAGTCTTGTAGAGGTTACACGAGCGACACCAATCTTCATACTTGCATTAATTGTTATCTTAGTAGTTCTCAGCCTGATGATTTTTCTTCTTTCCAAGTATATTTGGAGACGAGGGATGCAGGGGTTATACCTTACACGGCCACTTTTCATACGATTGATGCAGAAAACGACGTTCGTGTCTTTATGCTCAGAAACATGACAAAGCAATTTAAGACTCAAGAAAGACTATCTCAAAACACTATGATGAAGCACGTAATAGAAGCTCAGGAAAATGAGCGAAAAAGAATTTCTCGCGAATTGCATGATGGCGTAGCTCAAGAGTTGCTAAGTGCTTTAGTCGACATTCGTGTAACTAAATACATGTCTTCTAAAGAGGAAATACTAAATAAAATAAAACAAACCGAAGCAACAATGACAAGGCTTCTAGATGATATTCGTAATTTGTCGGTGGAACTTCGTCCAGCTGCACTTGACGATTTGGGATTAGAAGCAGCATTTCGCTCGCATTTTAAGCGAATTCAACAAAGTTACGGCTTACTTGTAGATTTTAAATCTGACATCTCAAAAAAGCGGTATGGAAGTGAAATTGAGACGGTCATTTATAGAGTCTGCCAGGAAGCAATGCTCAACGCTATTAAATATGCTCAAGTGGAAGTCGTTAAAGTGTTTCTTTTTGAAAAAGGGAATACTCTTCATTTGATTGTGCAAGACGAAGGAATTGGTTTTAATCTTTTGGATAAACCTATAGGAACAGGACTTGGCCTATTTGGTATGAGTGAACGTTCAGAAATTATGAATGGAGATTTTGAAGTATCATCGGGTATAGGCAAAGGAACAACGGTGCGTTTGAACGTGCCTGTGGGAGATTTGCGGAAGGAAGGATGA
- a CDS encoding GAF domain-containing protein — protein MTNKADYQTEIERIRLATGCDIIALALVETAENQYELKWKYASGNLNNRFKQIVLQSGRGVAGLVFKTGKPLLMSSISDFLEKDNLFNYPILTLEKLKSIGALPLWHDGRVAGVLLGGFREDLRMTEDLLQCMLEMSVKGIGKLDGRKELMLN, from the coding sequence ATGACAAATAAAGCGGACTATCAAACAGAAATTGAACGTATCCGCTTAGCAACTGGTTGCGATATTATAGCATTAGCGCTAGTTGAAACCGCGGAGAATCAATATGAACTAAAATGGAAGTATGCATCAGGGAATCTTAATAATCGCTTTAAACAAATTGTACTCCAATCAGGGCGAGGAGTTGCAGGTCTTGTCTTCAAGACTGGCAAACCACTTCTGATGTCGTCAATTTCCGATTTTTTGGAAAAAGATAATTTGTTTAATTATCCGATTTTGACACTTGAAAAACTGAAAAGTATCGGTGCTTTACCGCTATGGCATGACGGTCGTGTAGCAGGTGTGCTTCTTGGAGGCTTTCGTGAAGATCTCCGGATGACGGAAGATTTATTGCAGTGCATGCTTGAAATGTCAGTGAAGGGAATTGGGAAACTGGATGGTAGGAAGGAATTGATGCTAAATTGA
- the narI gene encoding respiratory nitrate reductase subunit gamma, giving the protein MVDQFLWVIFPYICMAIFIFGHIYRYRTDQFHWTAKSSEFIEKKQLMIGSILFHLGIIPVILGHVSGLGIPKSWMHAVGVNDHLYHIGAIYVGGFFGFMTLLGMIILTFRRFTIRSVRMLSSASDLIVNSLLLFIVIMGMYATLVTNVVQPEFDYRSSISVWFRDLFFLRPDPALMSGVPMSFKIHVLAGFAIFALWPFTRLVHVWSVPLIYVGRSYILYRKHKTN; this is encoded by the coding sequence ATGGTTGATCAATTCTTATGGGTTATTTTCCCTTACATTTGTATGGCTATATTTATTTTCGGTCATATATATAGATACCGGACAGACCAGTTCCACTGGACAGCAAAATCGAGTGAATTTATTGAAAAGAAACAATTGATGATTGGCAGTATTCTCTTTCATCTAGGTATTATCCCAGTTATTTTGGGCCATGTTTCGGGACTTGGAATCCCGAAATCGTGGATGCATGCAGTCGGCGTTAATGATCATCTTTATCACATCGGGGCCATTTATGTTGGCGGATTTTTCGGCTTTATGACCCTTCTAGGAATGATTATCCTGACATTTAGACGTTTTACGATACGAAGCGTCCGGATGTTAAGCTCAGCTTCTGATCTAATTGTTAATTCCTTGCTTCTATTCATCGTCATTATGGGAATGTACGCTACACTTGTAACAAATGTTGTACAGCCTGAATTCGATTATCGTTCTTCGATTTCGGTTTGGTTCCGTGATTTGTTCTTTCTACGTCCAGATCCTGCGTTAATGTCTGGGGTCCCAATGTCATTTAAAATTCATGTACTTGCTGGTTTTGCTATTTTTGCACTTTGGCCATTTACACGACTCGTACATGTCTGGAGCGTTCCATTGATTTATGTCGGTAGAAGTTATATCCTATACAGGAAACATAAAACAAACTAA
- the narJ gene encoding nitrate reductase molybdenum cofactor assembly chaperone: MINLEKLYDYKNSFGFFSHQLSYPKKLNFHPSLIEDTFDSTHPAYEHVKMYFSLFQNSNLDDIKELYTETFDFQKDCTLFMTYFKFEDAKERGQMLAKLKVMYEMFGLEMPEEELSDFLPLMCEFLYAAEWIGDPRAPESFGMLIAVLEDGTYHLLDSLKKQESPYFHLVKGLRETFKVCIERGAPAQHG, encoded by the coding sequence GTGATTAATCTAGAAAAATTATATGATTATAAGAATTCATTCGGTTTTTTTTCCCATCAGCTTTCTTATCCCAAAAAGTTAAACTTTCACCCGTCACTTATTGAAGATACTTTTGATTCGACCCATCCAGCTTATGAACACGTGAAAATGTATTTTTCTTTATTTCAAAATTCAAATCTGGATGATATTAAAGAACTGTATACTGAAACCTTTGATTTCCAAAAAGATTGTACATTGTTCATGACATACTTCAAATTTGAAGACGCTAAAGAGCGTGGTCAAATGCTTGCTAAATTAAAAGTCATGTATGAGATGTTCGGTCTGGAAATGCCAGAGGAGGAGTTATCGGATTTTCTTCCACTTATGTGTGAGTTTCTGTATGCGGCAGAATGGATTGGAGATCCGCGAGCACCTGAAAGTTTTGGGATGTTGATTGCCGTTCTTGAGGATGGAACCTATCATTTATTGGATTCACTAAAAAAACAAGAAAGTCCTTACTTTCATCTCGTGAAGGGACTGCGGGAAACATTTAAAGTTTGTATAGAACGGGGGGCTCCAGCCCAACATGGTTGA
- the narH gene encoding nitrate reductase subunit beta produces the protein MKIKAQIAMVMNLDKCIGCHTCSVTCKTTWTNRKGAEYMWFNNVETKPGIGYPKRWEDQELYKGGWQLRKGKLELKSGNKLSKVALGKIFYNPDMPEMKDYYEPWTYNYEHLTNAGELDHSPVARAHSVITGKKMDLEWGPNWEDDLAGAHITGPLDPNIQKIEEEIKFNFEQSFMIYLPRLCEHCLNPSCVASCPSGAMYKRDEDGIVLVDQEACRGWRYCMTGCPYKKVYFNWQTNKAEKCTFCFPRVEAGLPTVCSETCTGRIRYLGVLLYDADRVLEAASTPNEKDLYKAQCDIFINPNDPEMIKQAKKDGISEDWIEAAQNSPVYKLAIEHQLAFPLHPEYRTLPMVWYVPPLSPIMNYFEGKDSIKNPDMIFPAIEEMRTPIQYLANMLTAGDTETVKKSLQRMAMMRSYMRALSSGKEFDNSRLERIGMTAHQTEQMYRLLAIAKYNDRFVIPTSHKEGQNNPYRAQGSEGYEMGGMGGDTGGSCDGCGPASPSPSQSLTGTAMKTGKEIYEENFYGGIWRD, from the coding sequence TTGAAAATTAAAGCGCAAATTGCAATGGTTATGAATTTGGATAAATGCATTGGTTGCCATACTTGTAGCGTAACGTGTAAAACTACTTGGACGAATCGTAAAGGTGCAGAATACATGTGGTTCAACAATGTAGAGACCAAACCCGGTATTGGCTATCCAAAGAGATGGGAAGATCAAGAGCTTTACAAAGGTGGATGGCAACTTCGTAAAGGAAAACTGGAACTTAAATCAGGTAATAAATTGTCCAAAGTGGCACTCGGTAAAATTTTCTACAACCCAGATATGCCAGAAATGAAAGATTACTATGAACCATGGACATACAATTACGAACATTTAACGAATGCAGGGGAGCTAGATCATTCACCTGTTGCACGAGCTCATTCCGTCATAACCGGCAAAAAAATGGACCTCGAATGGGGTCCAAACTGGGAAGATGATTTAGCCGGAGCACATATAACGGGGCCGCTTGATCCAAACATTCAAAAAATCGAAGAAGAAATCAAATTCAACTTTGAGCAGTCGTTCATGATCTATCTACCAAGGCTTTGTGAACATTGTCTTAATCCGAGCTGTGTAGCATCATGTCCTTCAGGGGCAATGTATAAACGAGACGAAGATGGAATCGTGCTTGTTGATCAGGAAGCTTGTAGAGGATGGCGCTATTGTATGACTGGATGTCCTTACAAAAAAGTCTACTTCAACTGGCAGACAAATAAAGCTGAAAAATGCACGTTCTGCTTTCCACGCGTAGAAGCGGGATTACCAACGGTTTGCTCTGAAACGTGTACTGGACGTATCCGTTATCTCGGCGTTCTCTTATACGATGCAGACCGCGTCTTAGAAGCAGCTTCCACTCCAAATGAAAAGGATCTTTACAAAGCGCAATGCGACATATTCATAAACCCAAATGATCCTGAAATGATTAAGCAAGCAAAAAAAGATGGCATTTCGGAAGATTGGATCGAAGCCGCACAAAACTCGCCAGTATATAAACTTGCGATTGAGCATCAATTGGCGTTTCCGCTCCATCCTGAGTACCGTACGTTGCCGATGGTGTGGTATGTGCCGCCTCTAAGCCCAATTATGAACTATTTTGAAGGGAAAGATTCAATCAAAAATCCGGATATGATTTTCCCGGCGATTGAAGAAATGCGCACACCTATCCAGTATCTTGCAAACATGCTGACGGCTGGGGACACAGAAACTGTCAAGAAATCTCTCCAACGAATGGCGATGATGCGGTCTTACATGCGTGCATTATCTTCAGGTAAAGAATTTGATAATAGCCGTTTGGAGCGTATCGGTATGACAGCCCATCAAACAGAACAAATGTACCGCCTACTTGCCATTGCTAAATACAATGATCGGTTCGTCATTCCTACATCACATAAAGAAGGACAAAATAATCCTTACCGTGCACAAGGATCAGAAGGTTATGAAATGGGAGGAATGGGTGGAGATACAGGAGGATCATGTGATGGCTGTGGGCCAGCGAGTCCGAGTCCGAGCCAAAGCCTAACTGGAACAGCAATGAAAACAGGCAAAGAAATATATGAAGAAAATTTCTACGGAGGTATATGGCGTGATTAA